A part of Papaver somniferum cultivar HN1 unplaced genomic scaffold, ASM357369v1 unplaced-scaffold_118, whole genome shotgun sequence genomic DNA contains:
- the LOC113330599 gene encoding uncharacterized protein LOC113330599 isoform X1: MGGVCSGGVMKRKDLEFEKNVSSSAPVEYSGKFKTVKSFDDKNQRKDLNLVSDTKNNCYDDDYVVGDDDDYDGVYGRNSSHPMYDLSEYRLSFSSELKPTPIPVRPANTKVPQMSSFLGKAGNVGLEVLDTLGSSMSNLNASSGFSYGIAPRGNKISILAFEVANTIVKGANLLQSLSEENVQFLKESVLHSEGVHRLVSTDMEELLRLAASDKREEFNLFSREVIRFGDLCKDPQWHQLGRYFQNLDTNFAAHRQHRDEAEKTMHALMALAQHTSELYHELSPLDRLEQDYQRKLEELESLKLPKRGENVMILRGELKQQRKHVKNLKRKSLWSKNLDVVVEKLVDIVTFIHQEIVEAFSSNYATTGCTIANEEQIHKPQRLGASGLALHYANIINQIDCIVSRPNFLPPNVRDTLYSGLPTGVKTALRSRIQSYNGKEELTVPQMKAEMAKILDWLFPVATNTTKAHQGFGWVGEWANTGNDFNKKTPGQNSLMRIQTLYHAEKEKTDTYILELVTWLHRMISQIRNRDNGSNKSLAPVRSLSQKAVVLLVETQEDPPRKNQTNLVFQLSPEIQDMLADVSFRRLNPGISKSQEFRSRGKRRTTNRLRMSKSSGSSPTREFNKTKTNSLDVIDGLETTS, encoded by the exons ATGGGAGGGGTATGTTCAGGTGGAGTTATGAAAAGGAAAGATTTAGAATTCGAGAAGAatgtttcttcttctgctcctgttgAGTATTCTGGTAAATTCAAGACTGTTAAAAGCTTTGATGATAAAAATCAAAGGAAAGATCTGAATTTAGTTTCTGATACTAAGAATAATtgttatgatgatgattatgttgttggtgatgatgatgattatgacggtGTATATGGAAGGAATTCTTCACATCCTATGTATGATCTAAGTGAATATAGGTTATCATTTTCAAGTGAATTGAAACCTACTCCAATCCCCGTTAGGCCTGCCAATACCAAG GTACCACAAATGAGCTCATTTTTAGGAAAAGCTGGGAATGTTGGTTTGGAGGTTTTAGATACACTAGGGAGTAGTATGTCAAATTTGAATGCAAGCAGTGGCTTTTCTTATGGGATTGCACCTCGAGGAAATAAAATATCTATTCTAGCATTTGAAGTAGCTAATACGATTGTGAAAGGTGCAAATCTCTTGCAATCACTTTCGGAGGAAAACGTGCAGTTTTTAAAAGAAAGTGTTCTACATTCAGAAGGTGTACACAGACTAGTATCTACCGATATGGAGGAGTTGCTGAGGCTTGCTGCTTCAGACAAAAG GGAGGAATTCAATCTTTTTTCGCGCGAAGTCATTAGATTTGGAGACCTCTGCAAAGACCCCCAGTGGCACCAGCTGGGTCGCTACTTTCAAAA TTTAGATACAAATTTTGCCGCACACAGACAACACAGAGACGAGGCAGAAAAGACAATGCACGCTCTTATGGCCTTAGCTCAGCATACTTCT GAACTGTACCATGAGTTATCTCCATTGGACAGACTTGAACAGGATTACCAGCGAAAGCTTGAAGAGCTAGAGTCTTTAAAGCTTCCTAAAAGAG GAGAGAATGTGATGATATTACGTGGTGAGCTGAAACAGCAAAGAAAGCATGTTAAGAATTTGAAAAGGAAATCTCTTTGGTCGAAAAATTTGGATGTG GTTGTGGAGAAACTCGTCGACATTGTTACCTTTATACATCAGGAAATTGTGGAAGCGTTCAGCAGCAACTATG CCACGACAGGTTGTACCATTGCTAACGAGGAACAAATTCATAAGCCTCAACGACTAGGTGCATCTGGCCTCGCACTACACTATGCAAACATCATAAATCAGATAGATTGTATT GTCTCTCGTCCAAATTTCTTACCTCCTAATGTGAGGGACACGTTGTACAGTGGTTTGCCTACTGGTGTTAAGACGGCTCTCCGTTCTCGAATACAATCATACAACGGGAAGGAAGAG TTGACGGTTCCTCAAATGAAGGCTGAGATGGCGAAAATCCTCGATTGGCTTTTTCCTGTAGCTACAAATACAACCAA AGCACATCAAGGTTTTGGATGGGTTGGAGAGTGGGCAAACACAGG CAATGACTTTAACAAAAAGACGCCAGGACAAAATAGCTTGATGCGCATCCAGACACTTTATCacgcagagaaggagaagacagACACATATATTCTTGAACTTGTAACATGGCTTCATCGCATGATCAGCCAGATAAGAAATAGAGATAATGGATCCAACAAGTCACTGGCTCCCGTTCGATCCCTTAGCCAGAAGGCTGTGGTTTTACTGGTTGAAACGCAAGAAGATCCGCCAAGAAAAAATCAAACTAACTTGGTTTTTCAGCTCTCTCCAGAAATTCAAGACATGTTAGCTGATGTTAGCTTTAGAAGGTTGAACCCCGGGATAAGTAAAAGTCAAGAATTTAGGAGTCGCGGTAAAAGGAGAACAACAAATAGGTTGAGGATGAGCAAGAGCAGTGGCAGCTCTCCAACTAGAGAGTTCAACAAAACAAAGACTAACAGTTTGGATGTGATTGATGGGTTGGAAACAACTAGTTAG
- the LOC113330599 gene encoding uncharacterized protein LOC113330599 isoform X2, producing MGGVCSGGVMKRKDLEFEKNVSSSAPVEYSGKFKTVKSFDDKNQRKDLNLVSDTKNNCYDDDYVVGDDDDYDGVYGRNSSHPMYDLSEYRLSFSSELKPTPIPVRPANTKVPQMSSFLGKAGNVGLEVLDTLGSSMSNLNASSGFSYGIAPRGNKISILAFEVANTIVKGANLLQSLSEENVQFLKESVLHSEGVHRLVSTDMEELLRLAASDKREEFNLFSREVIRFGDLCKDPQWHQLGRYFQNLDTNFAAHRQHRDEAEKTMHALMALAQHTSELYHELSPLDRLEQDYQRKLEELESLKLPKRGENVMILRGELKQQRKHVKNLKRKSLWSKNLDVVVEKLVDIVTFIHQEIVEAFSSNYGCTIANEEQIHKPQRLGASGLALHYANIINQIDCIVSRPNFLPPNVRDTLYSGLPTGVKTALRSRIQSYNGKEELTVPQMKAEMAKILDWLFPVATNTTKAHQGFGWVGEWANTGNDFNKKTPGQNSLMRIQTLYHAEKEKTDTYILELVTWLHRMISQIRNRDNGSNKSLAPVRSLSQKAVVLLVETQEDPPRKNQTNLVFQLSPEIQDMLADVSFRRLNPGISKSQEFRSRGKRRTTNRLRMSKSSGSSPTREFNKTKTNSLDVIDGLETTS from the exons ATGGGAGGGGTATGTTCAGGTGGAGTTATGAAAAGGAAAGATTTAGAATTCGAGAAGAatgtttcttcttctgctcctgttgAGTATTCTGGTAAATTCAAGACTGTTAAAAGCTTTGATGATAAAAATCAAAGGAAAGATCTGAATTTAGTTTCTGATACTAAGAATAATtgttatgatgatgattatgttgttggtgatgatgatgattatgacggtGTATATGGAAGGAATTCTTCACATCCTATGTATGATCTAAGTGAATATAGGTTATCATTTTCAAGTGAATTGAAACCTACTCCAATCCCCGTTAGGCCTGCCAATACCAAG GTACCACAAATGAGCTCATTTTTAGGAAAAGCTGGGAATGTTGGTTTGGAGGTTTTAGATACACTAGGGAGTAGTATGTCAAATTTGAATGCAAGCAGTGGCTTTTCTTATGGGATTGCACCTCGAGGAAATAAAATATCTATTCTAGCATTTGAAGTAGCTAATACGATTGTGAAAGGTGCAAATCTCTTGCAATCACTTTCGGAGGAAAACGTGCAGTTTTTAAAAGAAAGTGTTCTACATTCAGAAGGTGTACACAGACTAGTATCTACCGATATGGAGGAGTTGCTGAGGCTTGCTGCTTCAGACAAAAG GGAGGAATTCAATCTTTTTTCGCGCGAAGTCATTAGATTTGGAGACCTCTGCAAAGACCCCCAGTGGCACCAGCTGGGTCGCTACTTTCAAAA TTTAGATACAAATTTTGCCGCACACAGACAACACAGAGACGAGGCAGAAAAGACAATGCACGCTCTTATGGCCTTAGCTCAGCATACTTCT GAACTGTACCATGAGTTATCTCCATTGGACAGACTTGAACAGGATTACCAGCGAAAGCTTGAAGAGCTAGAGTCTTTAAAGCTTCCTAAAAGAG GAGAGAATGTGATGATATTACGTGGTGAGCTGAAACAGCAAAGAAAGCATGTTAAGAATTTGAAAAGGAAATCTCTTTGGTCGAAAAATTTGGATGTG GTTGTGGAGAAACTCGTCGACATTGTTACCTTTATACATCAGGAAATTGTGGAAGCGTTCAGCAGCAACTATG GTTGTACCATTGCTAACGAGGAACAAATTCATAAGCCTCAACGACTAGGTGCATCTGGCCTCGCACTACACTATGCAAACATCATAAATCAGATAGATTGTATT GTCTCTCGTCCAAATTTCTTACCTCCTAATGTGAGGGACACGTTGTACAGTGGTTTGCCTACTGGTGTTAAGACGGCTCTCCGTTCTCGAATACAATCATACAACGGGAAGGAAGAG TTGACGGTTCCTCAAATGAAGGCTGAGATGGCGAAAATCCTCGATTGGCTTTTTCCTGTAGCTACAAATACAACCAA AGCACATCAAGGTTTTGGATGGGTTGGAGAGTGGGCAAACACAGG CAATGACTTTAACAAAAAGACGCCAGGACAAAATAGCTTGATGCGCATCCAGACACTTTATCacgcagagaaggagaagacagACACATATATTCTTGAACTTGTAACATGGCTTCATCGCATGATCAGCCAGATAAGAAATAGAGATAATGGATCCAACAAGTCACTGGCTCCCGTTCGATCCCTTAGCCAGAAGGCTGTGGTTTTACTGGTTGAAACGCAAGAAGATCCGCCAAGAAAAAATCAAACTAACTTGGTTTTTCAGCTCTCTCCAGAAATTCAAGACATGTTAGCTGATGTTAGCTTTAGAAGGTTGAACCCCGGGATAAGTAAAAGTCAAGAATTTAGGAGTCGCGGTAAAAGGAGAACAACAAATAGGTTGAGGATGAGCAAGAGCAGTGGCAGCTCTCCAACTAGAGAGTTCAACAAAACAAAGACTAACAGTTTGGATGTGATTGATGGGTTGGAAACAACTAGTTAG